The Fluviispira sanaruensis sequence CTTGTTTATTTATAGAAAAATTAAGTTCTTTTGTTCTTCCATCGCGCCCACAGATCACAAATAAATTATCTCCATCAAAATGCACACCGATGGAAGAGTGACAATCTCCGCCTAATAAAAACAAGACCAATCTTTCGACTGCAGCATTTATTGCAGTTTTATGACAGCACATCTGAGCAATTTGCATTTTTAATTTTTGATTTGCTTCTGCAACTTCTACGGCTATCACACCTTGTGCAGTCGCAGGAATAAATAAGTTTAAAGGCAAAGCAAACATTTCTTTGTACGACATAAGCTTAAGCCGTTCAAGACCTGCCTCTGCTAAAATGATGGCTGCAAATTCATTATTGCGCAAACGCTTAAGGCGCGTATCAACATTGCCTCGTAAGATTTGCAAATTAAGATCAGGCTTTAAATGTTTTCTGAGTAAAAGTTGTCTACGTGTGCTTGTTGTGCCAATTATATTTTCACAAAACTTATCACAAGCCAGCAATGAGGCTTTCAGTTTTGTAAAAGTTAAATTTTTTAACTCACCTTCTGACTTATTATTTAAGCCCAATTGCTCTAAGACCATAGGAGAAAGAATAAGTACATCCCGTGCAGCCGCACGTGGCAAAACTGCAGCAACACTCAAACCCTCTGTTTGTGTCACAGGTAGATCTTTCATACTGTGCACGGCAACATGAGCCTGTTTTGCAAGTAAAGCCTCTTGAATCTCTTTTATAAATAAACCTTTACCTGTGCTCAGGTGGTTGGGCTCTGCAGAGTTTAAATGTACATCAGCAAGTTGAGATTTTTGCATTTTATCACCCGTTGTGACCACTGGAAATATTTCGACGCTCAATCCCATATCAATTAAAAGTTTTTGCGTTGTGTGTGCTTGCCATAAGGCTAATGGACTTTTGCGTGTCGCAATTTGAATAATTGAGTTCATAAAATAACAACTTTCTTTCTAAGCAAAATTATTTTTAAAATATTGCACTATTTAATTTTAAAAATAATTTATATCCCACCTAATTTTCCAGAGGGTTTGACAGGGAGTTTCAAAATATTATCATCTTTTTGCACGTTTTCAGGTAACAATGGTTGTTCAGATAGGCGAAATAAATATTCAAGAAGATCGCCAACAGTTGATTCTGTATCTTCTGGTTTCATATTATTTCGTGCGAGCAGAGCTGCATTTGATACAATTTTTTTTGCAATTGCGTCCGATACAACTGAAGGATTGACAGATTTCCCATTTTTAATATCTTTTACATAACGAGATATTTCATAATCTGTTACGTTTTTAATCCAACTGTGAAATCGCCCAACATTCGCAAGATTTTCTTTTTGTT is a genomic window containing:
- a CDS encoding hydroxymethylbilane synthase; its protein translation is MNSIIQIATRKSPLALWQAHTTQKLLIDMGLSVEIFPVVTTGDKMQKSQLADVHLNSAEPNHLSTGKGLFIKEIQEALLAKQAHVAVHSMKDLPVTQTEGLSVAAVLPRAAARDVLILSPMVLEQLGLNNKSEGELKNLTFTKLKASLLACDKFCENIIGTTSTRRQLLLRKHLKPDLNLQILRGNVDTRLKRLRNNEFAAIILAEAGLERLKLMSYKEMFALPLNLFIPATAQGVIAVEVAEANQKLKMQIAQMCCHKTAINAAVERLVLFLLGGDCHSSIGVHFDGDNLFVICGRDGRTKELNFSINKQELKNMQNIFAKNSYLYSDFFKDICFSESAKKIHNLLIENNFADVSDVNLIKF